ACCGGCGTGTTGCCCAGCCCGAAATAGGCCAGTTCCTCGGCACTGTAGCGCCCGACCATGGCGGTGTCGGCCGTCTGCATCAGCAGCTGGCCCATGCGGGTCAGCATCAGGGGGGCGGCCAGCACCACCAGGTCGCCGGCATGGACCAGGACACGCGCCAGCAGGGCCGCCGGCGGCGCATCAGGCGGCAGGCCGGGCCCCGGCGTCTCTTCCAGGGGCGGCAGCGGCGTCACCGTGGCCGACAGTTCCGGCGGCACAGGGGTTTCGAACTGGGCCATGACAGGCGCTCTGGCGGCTTTATCGTTGCCCGATGGAACGTCGGGAGGCTGGTCCCCCTGCCTAACGCAGTGACGACAAACCTGCAATCGACAAGGGGCGCACGGCTAATGGGCGTCTATTCCCTCCCCGCAACCGTCATGACAGCGACCAGCCATCCCCGAAGCCGAGAGTGGGCGATCAACGGGGAACAGTATTGACCTGTCCCAAACTGATCGCCCACGCCGCTCACCTCAGCGTCGGCATCTGGCCGGCGGAGATGGTCCACACGTTGGTGAAGTCAAACCCCACGTAACTGGCCTGGAGGAGACTGTCACTATAGGAAAGGACGGAACTGTTCTTGACTGACGCCGTGCTGCCGTTTGCGCCTATGAACGGAATATTACCGCCATCAGTGGCGTAGCTCGAATCCACGGTTCCGAACGAGTTATAACCAACAAGCGTTCCTATATTAGAGATAGATCCGGAAATTATAAAGGCGTAATCCGAATAACTTGTCTCAATAGACGCCGGAACTCCATTGGGATTCTGGCCGTTTTCTCCAACAAGCCCGCCGACATTGGTCATATTCGCTCCAGATATCGGATATGCTGCATAGCTATTACTGATGTTTCCACCGTTATAGCCCACCAAACCACCAATATCAGCTGCCCCAGATGTCGTGCTTATAAAAACGCTCGCGGAATCTTTTGATACCGTTCCATAGTTAATACCAACCAGGCCGCCGATAAATTGACTTTGTCCCGTGGTAATGGACCCAGACACGGCGGAATTGGTGATGGTCCCATAATTCACGGCGGCTAAGAGACCGGCGTCGTAAGAGCCGTCCACCAGCGTTACTGAACCATCGGCGATAATCAGGTTATTGACCGAGCCCCCCACGACGCTGATCAAGCCCAGGAAGGGACCGCCACTGGCGATTCTCAAACCCGTGATCGTGTTGCCGCCACCCTCCAGGCTACCCGTGAACGTAATAGGGGACAGGCCATTGACATACCCGATGGGAACGAAACCGGTGGCCAAGTTCCACATGCTGGACGGGTTGCTCATCTCAGCCGTCAGGTCGATCGGCCGCGCCAGGGTGTAGTCCCGGGTTGGATCCATGGTCATCAGCTGAAGCTGATGCGAATTGGCGATGTTGGTGGTGTATTCAACGCGCAGGAACGGCCGGGTATAGCCGTCGATGGAATACCAGGTGTTGGTGAAATCGAAACCCGTGTAGCCCGCCTGGCTGAAGCTGTCGTCATAGGACAGGACGGAAACGTTGGTGGTGGTGCCGGAATTCGAGCCGATGGCGGGAAGCGTGGTGGTACCGGTGGAAACGCCGCCAACTGCCATATACAGAACTGATCGTTCCGGTATTTAAGCCAGCGACGGCACCGATATTGTACGCGCCGGTACCGGCAGTTACTGACCCCGTTCCATAAGACGTACTGATCTGGCCGGTATTCGCCCCGACCAATCCACCAAGATTGAAAGCGGAACTGCCGGCCTGGACGTTCCCGGTGGTGTAGCTGGTGGTAATCGTACCAGCATTGCTACCAACCAGGGCGCCGATGGCGGAAGCGCCATCGCCCACGGTCACGTCACCGATGGAGTAACTACTTGAAATAATCCCGCTTAGATTGCGCCCAACAAGCCCGCCAACCACGAAACCGCCACTTGCGACATCAACTGATCCCATCGCATACACGTAGTTCAGCGTCCCCAGGTTCCAACCGACCGCACCGCCGATAACTTGGTGGCTTCCGGCACTGATATTCCCACGTGAAAAGCTGTCGCTGATGTCGCCGGCGTTCACGCCAACCAGACCGCCCACGAAATTCCCCGAACCGGTTCCCGTGACGTTGCCGGTCGAGTAGCTGGTGATCATGGATGCGGCGTTGTAGCCCACCAACCCACCAATTGTACGGGAACCCGCCCCCGCCGTGACGGAACCATCGGAATGGCTGACCGTGATGGAACCGCCGGAGGCATACCCGACCAAGCCGCCTACGGCGGTCGTATTGTTTGAAGCGACGACCGCGCCTTCCGCATGGCTGTTCGATACCGTGGCCGTACTGTAGCCGACCAATCCGCCGATGTAGGAACTGCCGTCCGCCGCGGTCACGTTGCCGGTCGCATAGGAATTATCGACCGTGCCGCTGCTGTACCCGGCAAGCCCGCCGATATCGGTACCGCCGGCGCTGACGCTATCATTGGCGAAGGATGTGCTGACCAGGCCGGTGTTGTAGCCGACGAGGCCGCCTATGTTGGTGACGGTACTGCCGGTGACGGAACCGAAGGCGCCGGTGTTGTAGATCGTGCCGTTGTTCTGGCCGGCGATGACACCGGCGTTCTGATAACCGGACGACAGCGTCACCGCGCTGTTGATGAACTCCACGTTCTGGACGGTACCGCCCACGTCGATGTCAGCGAATAGGCCGAGGTTGCTGGCGCTGGCCGTGTTGACCGTCAGGCCGGTGATGGTATGGCCCAGCCCTTCGAACACGCCGGAGAAGGCGGTCGGCGAGGAGTTGTCCGTACCGGTGACATAGCCGATGGGCGTGAACGAGCCCGTGCCGGTCAGGTCGATGTCGCCCGCCAGGGCGTAGTGGCCATCGGCGGCGACGCCATCCGCCTGTAGGGCCTCAAGCTGGGCCGCCGTGTGGATCAGGGTGTAGGCATTGCCGTTGACTGTCAGGGCGGCACTGCTGCCCGATAGCGTCACCGGGCTGCCCAAGGCCACGGTCAGCAGCCCGCCGCTGCCGCCATCGTTGGTGACGACGGTGAAGCCGGCGCTGGCCCCGCTGGCGGTGATGGGGGCGTTGACGGTGACGCCGTGATAGGCGTCCAGGGTCAGGGTGGTGTTCGCCGACCAGCTGATGCCGGAGTTCACCACGATGTCGCCGGAACCCGACGTGGCAGTGCCGAAACCACTGGTGCCGGTGGCCGTGGTCTGCAGGGTGACGTTGGCGCCGGACAGCGCCGTGCTGATGCTGGAGGCGGCGGAGGCATCCACCGTCAGGTCGTAGGGGTCCAGCAGCCAGTCGCCGGCCTTGCCGCCATTGGCGCCGGCCGCCGTGACCGTGGCACCGGCCAGGGTCAGCGTGGCGCCCGAGGTCTCGATCTTGCCGCCGTCGCCCGACACCGTGGCCGAGGCGTTCAGCACCGTGGCCGCGTCCAGGCTGGTGCTGCTGTTGCTGGCGCTGCCCACCTGGATCTTGCCGCCACCGGTGGCACCCGAGGCGTCGATGGTGGCCCCCGCCAGGGTAATGGGGCCGCTGGCGTCCAGCACCACCGTGCCGCCGGTCGAGGTCAGCGAGGCCGCCTCGATCACGCCCGTGTCGTTGATCACGCCGCCAGCCAAGGCACCGGCCGCCTTGGCGGTCAGCAGCACCGTGCCGCCGGGCGTGACGATGGCGCCGCCATTGTCCACCTGCGCCTGCACCGCCGCCGGGGTGACGGCCACGCCCAGCAGGCCGCGACCGCTGAAGTCCAGGGTCACTTGGCTGCCCGCCGCCAGGGCCACCGTGCCCAGCTTCGCCGTGATGACGCCGTTGTTGGCCACGTGCCCACCCAGCAGGGCCACGGCACCGCCATCGGCGGCGGTCAGCGCGCCCTCATTCTCCACCGTGCCGCCGGAGCCCTGGAACACCAGGCGGCCGGCCAGGAAATCACTGTCCTTGATGTCGAGGGTGGAGGCGATCAGGCCGCCCACGTCCACCGTGGATCCTGCACCAAAAACGATGCCATTAGGATTGACCAGCACGACATTGCCGTTGGCCTTCAGCGATCCCAGGATCTGCGACGGGTCCGAGCCCGTCACCCGGTTCAGCGCCAGCGACGAAGTCAGTCGGCTGCACGAAGGTGACCGAGGCCTGCGACCCGATGTCGAAGCCGGTCCAGTTCAGGATGGCCTTGTCGGTGGACTGGTTGACCGTCAGGGCCGAGCCGCTCTGGCTGATCGCCGCCTGGCCCGCCACCACCGTGCCGCCGGTGGGCAGGGCGTTGGATGCCGGCGTGCCGGCCGAGGCCAGGCCGGGTGCCAGGATGGTTCCGGCCAGCAGCAGTCCCCGCAAGGACAGCCGACCGGTACGTGCGAACACTTTACTCCGCATCATCATCTACCCCATCTCAATAATTAAATGGATTTACTTGGAAATAAAGAGCCAACGCCTGAACATCGCCACGCTGCAAGGAAGCGGAGCTGCCGCCCCGCCTCCCCACAGGAATGACGTTCAGATAGCGTCAGTCGCCGTCGATGATGGACACGCTCGATGCATTATTCGTGAGCGTGCCGAAGTTGGCGCCGGCGATGCCGTCGACATTCTCCGCGCCAGAGGGCGCCGTGATGGTGCCGGAGGTCGTGGAGTTTGAGATCGTGCCGTAGTTCACACCGGCGATGGCACCGACGTTGCTGGAGGAAGCGCCCGCCGTGATCGAGACGTTGGAAAGCGTCAGATCCTCAACCGTGCCCGCGCCACCAACCTCGCTGAACAGGCCGATGTTGGAGCCGGTGGAGATGATCTTCAGGCCGGTGATGGTGTTGCCGCCGCCTTCGAAAGTGCCGGTGAAGGCGGTGGGCGAAGCGTTGCCATCCGCAGTGTTGTAGCCGATGGAGACGAAGCCCGTGGACAGCTTCCACATGCTGGACGGGTTGCTCATCTCATCGGTCAGGTCGATGGGCCGCGCCAGGGTATAGTCCCGGGTCGGGTCCATAGTCATCAACTGAAGCTGATGGGAGTTAGCGATATTGGTGGTGTATTCGACCCGCAGGAACGGCCGGGTGTAGCCGTCGATGGAGTACCAGGTGTTGGTGAAGTCGAAGCCCGTGTAGCTCGCCTGGTTGAAGCTGTCATTATAGGACAGGACGGAGACGTTGGTCGCCGTGCCGTAGCTCTGGTAGATGGCGCCATAGAATGGAGCACCGCCATCGATAGAGGCGCTGCCGGCACCGTATACATTCGCGATTACCCCTCCACCCGACATGTTCCGCCCAGCGACGACACCGACAATGCCGTAACCGGCTACGCTTCCTGTTTCGTAGGATGCGCTGAGTTGGCCCCAGTTGTAGCCGACGAGCCCGCCGACGTATTCGCTATTATCGGCCACCACATTACCGGTGGTATAGCTGGTCGTGATCGTGGTGCCGTTGAAACCAACCAAGCCGCCAACTTCCGAGCCCGTGCCGCCCACGGTTACGTTACCCAAAGAATAGCTGCTGGTGATGCTGGCGGCAGACGTTTGCAGTGCGTTGATAGACCCGACCAGTCCCCCCACGGCGGTAGCGTCCCCCGTGACGGTAACCGACCCCATGGCATAGACGTATGTCAGTGCCCCCTTATTCACAATAGCACCGACCGCCCCACCGACGTAGTTCGCGTTGTCAGCGATAACGTCCCCTCGGGCAAAACTATCGCTGATGGTGGCATTGCTTGAGCCGGCCAGTCCGCCCACGTAATTGGTCTGACCAGTCGTCGTGACGTCACCCGTGGAATAGCTGGTCGTTATGGCCCCAGAATCCCCACCGACCAACCCGCCAATACGGCTGGAACCGTCGCCTGTCGTAACGGCACCGTCAGCATGACTAACGGTAATGGCGCCGGTGGTGGCGGTGTATCCAACCAGACCGCCCACGTAAGCGGCGTTAGTCGAAGCGCTCACCGCCCCTTCCGCATGGCTGTTCGAGATCGTCCCCGAACTATAGCCGACCAATCCGCCGATGTAGGAACTGCCGTCCGCCGCGGTCACGTTGCCGGTCGCGTAGGAATTATCGACCGTGCCGCTGCTGTACCCGGCAAGCCCGCCGATATTGGTGCCACCGGCGCTGACGCTGTCATTGGCGAAGGACGTGCTGACCAGGCCGGTATTGTAGCCGACCAAGCCGCCGATGTTGGTGGCGGTACTGCCGGTGACGGAGCCGAAGGCGCCGGTGTTGTAGATCGTCCCGTTGTTCTGGCCGGCGATGACACCGGCGTTCGTATAACCGGACGACAGCGTCACCGCGCTGTTGATGAATTCCACATTCTGAACGGTGCCGGCCGTGCCGATGTCGGAGATCAGGCCGAGATTGCTGGCGCTGGCCGTGTTAACCGTCAGGCCGGTGATGGTATGGCCCAAGCCTTCGAACACGCCAGTGAACACGGTCGGTGAAGCATTGTTGGACGTGGAGACATAGCCGATGGGCGTGAACGATCCCGTGCCAGTCAGGTCGATGTCGCCCGCCAGGGCGTAATGGCCCGACGCCGTGGCACCGCTTCCCTCCAGGGCCTCAAGCTGAGCTACCGTGTGGATCAGCGTATAGGCGGCACCATTGACCGTCAGGGCCGCACTGCTTCCCGACAGGGTGACCGGGCTGCCGAAGGCCACGGTCAGCAGGCCACCGCTGCCACCGTCATTCGTTTTCACCACCAAACCGGCGCTGGCACCGCTGGCGGTGATGGGCGCGTTGACGGTGACGCCGTGATAGGCGTCCAGGGTCAGGGTGGTGTTAGCCGACCAGCTGATGGCTGAATTGACGACGATGTCGCCGGAACCGGACGTGGCGGTGCCGAAACCGCTGGTGCCGGTGGCCGTGGTCTGCAGGGTGACGTTGGCGCCGGACAGCGCCGTGCTGATGCTGGACGCCGCCGACGCATCCACCGTCAAATCATAAGGGTCCAGCAGCCAGTCGCCGGCCTTGCCGCCATTGGCGCCGGCCGCCGTGACCTTGGCACCGGCCAGGGTCAGGGTGGCGCCCGAGGTCTCGATCTTGCCGCCGTCGCCCGATACCGTGGCGGAGGCGTTCAGCACCGTGGCCGCGTCCAGGCTGGTGCTGCTGTTGCTGGCGCTGCCCACCTGGATCTTGCCGCCACCGGTGGCACCTGAGGCGTCGATGGTGGCCCCCGCCAGGGTGATGGGGCCGCTGGCGTCCAGCACCACCGTGCCGCCGGTCGAGGTCAGCGAGGCCGCCTCGATCACGCCGCTGTCGTTGATGACGCCGCCGGCCAAGGTGCTCGCCGCCTTGGCGGTCAGCAGCACCGTGCCGCCGGGCGTGACGATGGCGCCGCCATTGTCCACCTGCGCCTGCACCGCCGCCGGGGTGACGGCCACGCCCAGCAGGCCGCGACCGCTGAAGTCCAGGGTCACCTGGCTGCCTGCCGCCAGGGCCACCGTGCCCAGCTTCGCGGTGATGACGCCGTTGTTGACCACATGGCCACCCAGCAGGGCCACGGCACCGCCATCGGCGGCGGTCAGCGCGCCCTCATTCTCCACCGTGCCGCCGGAACCCTGGAACACCAGGCGGCCGGCCAGGAAATCACTGTCCTTGATGTCGAGGGTGGAGGCGATCAGGCCGCCCACGTCCACCGTGGATCCTGCACCAAAAACGATGCCGTTAGGATTGACCAGCACGACATTGCCGTTGGCCTTCAGCGATCCCAGGATCTGCGACGGATCGGAGCCCGTCACCCGGTTCAGCGCCAGCGACGACGCCGTCGGCTGCACGAAGGTCACCGAGGCCTGCGACCCGATGTCGAAGCCCGTCCAGTTCAGGATGGCCTTGTCGGTGGACTGATTGACCGTCAGGGCCGAGCCGCTCTGGCTGATCGCCGCCTGACCGGACACCACCGTGCCGCCGGTGGGCAGGGCGTTGGACGCCGGCGTGCCGGCCGAGGCCAGGCCGGGCGCCAGGATGGTTCCGGCTAGCAGCAGTCCCCGCAAGGACAGCTGGCGAGCGTGCGCGTATTTCTTACTCAACATCATGATGTGTCCCCATAGAAATATTATGGATCTACTTAAAAACTGAAGGTTGCCCGCACCCAGGCACGGGTGCGGCGGTGCAGGCCGTCGCTGTCCAGCCGTTCTCCGCTGGCATCCGGCAGACGGCCGGGATTGTCGCCCACGACGTGGGCCACGGTGGCGTCCAGCGACAGCTCATCCAGCGGCGTCCAGGTGATGGTGGCGCCGAACCCCTCCAGCCCATAGCTGTTGGGCTCCCCGCCGCCCTGGTTCCAGCCGGCCCAGGTGGTGGTGAACTGCCGGATCCAGCCGCCGTCCCAGAAGGCGGCCAGGCGCAGGCTGTCAACCGGCCGCCATTGCAGTTCCAGCGTGCCGACCGCCCCCTCGGACCCCTGGCCTTCGTTGACGGCATAGGCGCGGACGGCATCCGGGCCGCCCAGGGCGAACCGCTCCGAACTGTCCAGGTTGCCGCTGGCCCATTGGCCGGACAGGCGCAGCACCGCCGCCCAGCCGTCGCCCAGGGGATGCTGGTGGCTGAAGTTGGCCGTCAGCTTGGCGTAGCCGCCGCCGGTGCGGACGGTCGCCTTGTCGGTGCTGTCATTGTCCGGCACGCCACCCAGGTCCAGGTTGCCGCCGGAGACGGCGATATCGACCTGGTCGACGCCGCCCCAGCCATCCTTCACCACGCCGCCGGCCCCCAGGGTGGCGACGTCGATCACGCTGATGCTGGACACCACCCCGGCGACGCGGTTGACCAGGCGCTTGTGGTCATAGGTCAATCGCCCGTCGATGGCGGCGTCCTGCGACCGCAGCAGCGGCAGGGTCGCGGTGGCGCCGCCGGTGGCACCCCAGCCATCGGGCGTGGAACTGTTGAAGTCGCTGCTGACCCGATAGTTGAAACCAGCGCCGTTCAGGCCCAGGCGCAGGCCGGAATAACCGACGGGCATCGTGGCGGCCAGCCGCCCGTAATTGGTGCCCAGGCTGCGCATGCCGGTCAGCGTGGTCTGGTCGCCGATGCCGGCAAGGTCGTTGGCCGACAGGATGGCGATGCCGCGCCAGCCACCGCTGGCCCGCTGGGCCTCATTGTCCACCAGGGCCAGGCCGCTGACCAGCGGGCCGTCCTTGAGCTTCAGGCGGATGTCGGTCTGTTCCGCCGCCTCCCCCGCCTCCACCGTCGCCGTGGCGGCCAGGCCGGGCAGGGCGTTCAGCGTGGCGATGCCCTGTTCCAACGCGTCGGTGCGCAGCGGGTCGCCCGCCGCCTGGCGGTCCAGCAGATAGGCCGACGCCGTTTCGGGATCGAGGCGACTTTCGCTGGAGGGATCGACCACCACGCGGCCCAAA
The DNA window shown above is from Azospirillaceae bacterium and carries:
- a CDS encoding ShlB/FhaC/HecB family hemolysin secretion/activation protein, with the protein product MLVCAAASLSGGQALAQQTPDAGSILRDTERTTPKLAPRPEPTQPLLPEPEGPSLKAEGQTVRVTAFHIAATVFPEAALQGVLKPYLDRDLTLGDLQNAAAAISAYYRAHGYLARAYLPKQEIKDGNVAITVLESHLGRVVVDPSSESRLDPETASAYLLDRQAAGDPLRTDALEQGIATLNALPGLAATATVEAGEAAEQTDIRLKLKDGPLVSGLALVDNEAQRASGGWRGIAILSANDLAGIGDQTTLTGMRSLGTNYGRLAATMPVGYSGLRLGLNGAGFNYRVSSDFNSSTPDGWGATGGATATLPLLRSQDAAIDGRLTYDHKRLVNRVAGVVSSISVIDVATLGAGGVVKDGWGGVDQVDIAVSGGNLDLGGVPDNDSTDKATVRTGGGYAKLTANFSHQHPLGDGWAAVLRLSGQWASGNLDSSERFALGGPDAVRAYAVNEGQGSEGAVGTLELQWRPVDSLRLAAFWDGGWIRQFTTTWAGWNQGGGEPNSYGLEGFGATITWTPLDELSLDATVAHVVGDNPGRLPDASGERLDSDGLHRRTRAWVRATFSF
- a CDS encoding GLUG motif-containing protein, with the translated sequence MTGSDPSQILGSLKANGNVVLVNPNGIVFGAGSTVDVGGLIASTLDIKDSDFLAGRLVFQGSGGTVENEGALTAADGGAVALLGGHVANNGVITAKLGTVALAAGSQVTLDFSGRGLLGVAVTPAAVQAQVDNGGAIVTPGGTVLLTAKAAGALAGGVINDTGVIEAASLTSTGGTVVLDASGPITLAGATIDASGATGGGKIQVGSASNSSTSLDAATVLNASATVSGDGGKIETSGATLTLAGATVTAAGANGGKAGDWLLDPYDLTVDASAASSISTALSGANVTLQTTATGTSGFGTATSGSGDIVVNSGISWSANTTLTLDAYHGVTVNAPITASGASAGFTVVTNDGGSGGLLTVALGSPVTLSGSSAALTVNGNAYTLIHTAAQLEALQADGVAADGHYALAGDIDLTGTGSFTPIGYVTGTDNSSPTAFSGVFEGLGHTITGLTVNTASASNLGLFADIDVGGTVQNVEFINSAVTLSSGYQNAGVIAGQNNGTIYNTGAFGSVTGSTVTNIGGLVGYNTGLVSTSFANDSVSAGGTDIGGLAGYSSGTVDNSYATGNVTAADGSSYIGGLVGYSTATVSNSHAEGAVVASNNTTAVGGLVGYASGGSITVSHSDGSVTAGAGSRTIGGLVGYNAASMITSYSTGNVTGTGSGNFVGGLVGVNAGDISDSFSRGNISAGSHQVIGGAVGWNLGTLNYVYAMGSVDVASGGFVVGGLVGRNLSGIISSSYSIGDVTVGDGASAIGALVGSNAGTITTSYTTGNVQAGSSAFNLGGLVGANTGQISTSYGTGSVTAGTGAYNIGAVAGLNTGTISSVYGSWRRFHRYHHASRHRLEFRHHHQRFRPVL
- a CDS encoding filamentous hemagglutinin N-terminal domain-containing protein; this translates as MMLSKKYAHARQLSLRGLLLAGTILAPGLASAGTPASNALPTGGTVVSGQAAISQSGSALTVNQSTDKAILNWTGFDIGSQASVTFVQPTASSLALNRVTGSDPSQILGSLKANGNVVLVNPNGIVFGAGSTVDVGGLIASTLDIKDSDFLAGRLVFQGSGGTVENEGALTAADGGAVALLGGHVVNNGVITAKLGTVALAAGSQVTLDFSGRGLLGVAVTPAAVQAQVDNGGAIVTPGGTVLLTAKAASTLAGGVINDSGVIEAASLTSTGGTVVLDASGPITLAGATIDASGATGGGKIQVGSASNSSTSLDAATVLNASATVSGDGGKIETSGATLTLAGAKVTAAGANGGKAGDWLLDPYDLTVDASAASSISTALSGANVTLQTTATGTSGFGTATSGSGDIVVNSAISWSANTTLTLDAYHGVTVNAPITASGASAGLVVKTNDGGSGGLLTVAFGSPVTLSGSSAALTVNGAAYTLIHTVAQLEALEGSGATASGHYALAGDIDLTGTGSFTPIGYVSTSNNASPTVFTGVFEGLGHTITGLTVNTASASNLGLISDIGTAGTVQNVEFINSAVTLSSGYTNAGVIAGQNNGTIYNTGAFGSVTGSTATNIGGLVGYNTGLVSTSFANDSVSAGGTNIGGLAGYSSGTVDNSYATGNVTAADGSSYIGGLVGYSSGTISNSHAEGAVSASTNAAYVGGLVGYTATTGAITVSHADGAVTTGDGSSRIGGLVGGDSGAITTSYSTGDVTTTGQTNYVGGLAGSSNATISDSFARGDVIADNANYVGGAVGAIVNKGALTYVYAMGSVTVTGDATAVGGLVGSINALQTSAASITSSYSLGNVTVGGTGSEVGGLVGFNGTTITTSYTTGNVVADNSEYVGGLVGYNWGQLSASYETGSVAGYGIVGVVAGRNMSGGGVIANVYGAGSASIDGGAPFYGAIYQSYGTATNVSVLSYNDSFNQASYTGFDFTNTWYSIDGYTRPFLRVEYTTNIANSHQLQLMTMDPTRDYTLARPIDLTDEMSNPSSMWKLSTGFVSIGYNTADGNASPTAFTGTFEGGGNTITGLKIISTGSNIGLFSEVGGAGTVEDLTLSNVSITAGASSSNVGAIAGVNYGTISNSTTSGTITAPSGAENVDGIAGANFGTLTNNASSVSIIDGD